AATAACTGAACCtcatagaaatgaaaattttatatattttcatattaattcGGGTTTATTGTTAGAACCTTGAATATCCCAAGGCTCCAGCTTGTTGAGATCAACTTCACGAATGACATCAAGATCTATCTTTTGAGAGTGAACTTTCTTGCGAAGATAGTAATGGAGAAGCTCTTCTTCTGTTGGATGGAATCTGAAACCTGGTGGCACTTTTGATTGTCCATTGATCGACAGGTTTACCTTACTCTCCGCCATTGATGATGGTAAcgatatcatttttttttttgctctaccAGAGTAGCGAAGTTGTATGGTTACAAGTAGATGAGAAAGCAGGCGATGAGATCATTTATAATGATGGTGGGAGTCTATGACACATAGCTCCGCAAAAGGgagaaattattatttaaatgttaTATGTAGAAAATTATCATGCATTAAAGTGTCTTTATGGAGTTAAATAATTTAGTACGTATGTTCAATCTTTAAATCGAAGTTGATCATGTGTACTTGTGTAGGTTCTGACGTAAGTTCATGTTTCTTTTGACGTGTTATGTCATGTGTATGTCAGTGTATGTCAGTATGTATAAAGGGGGGGAATACTAACGTAGGTAAACAGATTTAGTgggggaatttttttttttttgtcgacaacattacagactcatatagactctgtaaaccaccCTGGGAGACATTGATCCATGTGGATGACGAAAGACGGCTGTTTTCTCACgctgcgtgctagactatccgcctttgtattttgcATCCTTGGTACATGTACAATCTCTGATCGTGTAAAACTCTCCTTCAAgttcttgatatcttccaaataacttgcaaaagctggccattcttctggttccgaaactatcttcaccaattgagaacaatccgttgcaaacgtaacctgaacttgtcttaaattcctcatacattccattgcccatagtaAGGCTTCGACCTCTGCATGTAGAGGCGAGAGGGAAGCTcttacattccttgctcccATCAGACCTTCAAAACCAGCTAGAGTACTGAACCAGCCCTGGCCAGAGTACCTATCTCCCTCTTTCCACGATCCATCTGTAAAGCACCACCTACCGGGAATTGACGGGAGAGGCGTAACCTGAGTCTTTGTCCCCCTCTTCTGATCTTTTAGTAACTGTGCATCAGCCCAGAGTGTCGATTCCGTCTCAGCCAATTTAAGAGTTTCCCTCGGATCTATATCCAAGTTACTAAAAACCTTATTATTCCttcc
This region of Brassica napus cultivar Da-Ae chromosome C5, Da-Ae, whole genome shotgun sequence genomic DNA includes:
- the LOC125587165 gene encoding uncharacterized protein LOC125587165; this translates as MVDRNGWHFTNNGKFTVKSGYQVERIYPDRDRLPLLIGPSVDALKAFCWKIRCPPKIKHFLWQLISGCVAVKKNLQARGMHGDICCARCGAEEESINHVFFECPPAIQVWALSKIPTNQATFPTGSIFTNMDHLFWRGVPLMEDHQFAWILWYIWKGRNNKVFSNLDIDPRETLKLAETESTLWADAQLLKDQKRGTKTQVTPLPSIPGRWCFTDGSWKEGDRYSGQGWFSTLAGFEGLMGARNVRASLSPLHAEVEALLWAMEYIKNLKESFTRSEIVHVPRMQNTKADSLARSVRKQPSFVIHMDQCLPGWFTESI